The Maridesulfovibrio hydrothermalis AM13 = DSM 14728 DNA window ATTTCTCGAATGGTCTTTTGAGTATGAAGATGAGAGAACCAGTCAGAGAAATAATCAGGAAACTTTTCTAGAAGGCTCCAAAGCCCTATATGAGATGTTCCGAAAAGCTTGCGAGCTTAAACCTGATATTTATCAAGGTGACCATCGAAGCTTTGCTCAAATTGAGGCATCCTTGAAGGATATACTCGCTTTTAACGGTGATGAAGATGAACGCATAGAGAATTGGGGCGAATGTTTTTCAGACCCAACTTCAAATTTCACCCCTGAAGTCGAAACCTTTCCCCGCTACCTAGGTGATGATTGGAATCAACAACGCAACAAAATGGATGAAGGCGCTCATTCATCTGAGATTTTAAAGCTTCCCGTTTTTAATTTTTACAAGGCAGCATCATATCATAGACATTATGTATTAAGAGATCTGTTGCCGAAGCACGGCATAGTTGTAGCATAAGCAGAAATAACAATATTGAACCAAAGGAGCAATATAATGGCGATGGGAAGCAAATGCCCTCACTGCAAAGAACAGACTTACCATGAGGAAGGTAGTTACTATGAATGTTCAAATTGCAAATAAATAGGTTGGCCTGCATTGATGTGTGTGAATCACACAGTTAATCCACCATTTCTTTTTGCCATAATAAAAGCCGCTCCTATTTTAGACAGTATTAACAGTCTAGCAGGAACGGCTTTAGTATAAAACTTTATTACTCAGTAAAGGTCTTTATTGTTCACCCACAACCTACGATCCCCCTCAACTATTCTACAGTAACACTCTTAGCGAGGTTCCTCGGCTGGTCGACATCCTTGCCCAGATAATCTGCTGTTTCATAGGCAAACAACTGCAGGGCCGGGAGTGCTATGAAAGTGTTCAGCGGCCCCCAGACTTCAGGCAGGTTCCAGCGGTGTTCAACTTCAAGGTCTACACCGGGGTTAGTCAAGGCGATAATTTCGCCACCTCTGGCCTGCACTTCCACCAGATTTGACTTAACCTTGGAAAACAGCTCGTCATTTAAGGCCATCGCAAAAGTCGGGAATTTAGGATCTATAAGCGCGATGGGGCCGTGCTTCATCTCTCCTGAAGCATACCCTTCAGCGTGGATGTAGGAAATCTCTTTAAGCTTAAGTGCTCCCTCAAGAGCCAACGGAAAGTACATGCCGCGCCCGAGAAAGAAAAAGCTGTACGCTTCGGAAAATTCACGACTAAGTTCCTGCGCTTTATCACGCATGGCTGGAAGCTCAGCCTCAAGGATAGATGGAATATTGCGCAAATCCATTACCGCACGGCTGTATGTAGCAACATCAATCACACCCTTTTTCTTACCCCAGTAGAGAGCCAGCAGCAGCAGTGCTGTAAGCTGACTGCACATGGCCTTGGTAGAAGCCACGCTTATTTCTGGACCGGCCTGCGTATAAACGACATGGCTAGACTCACGAGCCACACTGGAGCCTACGACATTGCACAGCCCGATAATGGGCAGCCCTTTCTGCTTAACCAGTTTGATCCCGGCCAGAGTATCAGCAGTCTCACCGGACTGACTGATGGCCAGAGCCACGCCGCCTTTACTTAAAAGCGGATCGCGGTAGCGGAACTCAGATGCAATCTCCACTTCCACCGGAATTTCAGCCCACTTCTCAATGAGATATTTACCCCAAAGCCCAGCATGGTAGGATGTGCCGCAGGCTATAATATGCAGCCTTTCGGGAGGCTCCAGGTCTGCAATCTCAGACAGCACTACTTCCCCCTTCTCCAAATCAATGCGCCCTGCAAGGCAGTCAGATATAACCTTGGGCTGCTCAAAAATCTCCTTAATCATAAAATGCTTATGTCCACCCTTTTGAGCGGCTTGCACATCCCAGTTAATGGTCCTCACTTCTTTCTCAACAGGCTCAAGGGTATCCCTTCTGAACACTTCCCATGAAGAGGAGGTTATCTTCACCAATTCACCGTCTTCAATAAAAACGACTTCACGGGTGTAAGGCAGAAATGCGGGAATATCAGATGCTACAAAGTTTTCTCCCACACCAACCCCCATAACCATCGGGCTGGCAACACGGGCGGCGTAGACAGTCCCCGGCTCATCAACAGAAACAAGAGCAATCGCGTATGCCCCATCCACCTGTTTAAGTGCCCATGAGATAGCATCAAGCATGGTCTCGCTATGCTTGCGGCCCTCGGCAATCAGATTGACCAGCACTTCAGAATCAGTGTCAGAGCGGAATTCATACCCCTTGGCGATAAGCTCAGTCTTGATTTCCTGATAGTTCTCAATGATCCCGTTGTGGATCATGGCAATATTCTTCTTAAAATCCAAATGAGGATGTGCGTTGCGTTCAACAGGAATGCCGTGTGTGGCCCAGCGGGTATGTCCGACACCGAAAGTAGAGTTGGTCACATTAACCTGCGCAAGCTTTTCATCTAAGGCAGCAAGCTTGCCTTCTGCACGGACGAGTTCAACTTCTTTATTCTGAATTGTTGCAACTCCGGCAGAGTCATAACCACGATATTCCAGCCTTCTCAAACCCTCTACGATAAGGGGCACAGCGGGACGATGCCCTGCATATCCTATGATTCCACACATATATTATATCTCCTGATTCTTAAATTTGAATAGTCTTTCGCTCTGATAAACAAAATCCATTTCGGCAGCCGGAAGGGATGCCCTCCTCTTTACTGCCAGTCAGGGAGGAATTCTTTTATATGAATCTAAAATACTTAAAATTATTTACTGATTTTCTTCTGAAAGTCCGCCCACTGTTTCATAAGAGCGCGCAAAGCTTTGCCCCGATGAGAACGGGCATTTTTGGTTTCGCGGGTCATCTTGGCTGCAACACAATCAAGTTCAGGGTCAAAAAAGAGAGGATCGTATCCAAACCCTTCATCACCTGACAATTCAAAAGCAATTCGCCCATCCCACTCGCCCCGGCTCTGAATGCGGATATTGTCCGGAGTAGCAGCCACCATGACGCACACAAAGCGAGCGGTACGTTTTTCCTCTACCACGCCATCAAGCTCTTCAAGCAGCTTAATGTTATTTTTAGCAGGGGTAGCGTCTTCGCCGCTGTAACGGGCGGAATAAACTCCGGGAGCACCGTCAAGTGCATCTACCTCAAGTCCTGAATCATCAGCCACAGCCACAAGTCCGGTCAGGTTGGCTACAGTCTGAGCCTTGATGATGGCATTTTCCAGAAAGGTCTCACCCGGCTCAGGTATCTCCCCGATTTCCGGATAGTGATCCAGTCCTTTTATATCAAGCCCGAACTCC harbors:
- the glmS gene encoding glutamine--fructose-6-phosphate transaminase (isomerizing) → MCGIIGYAGHRPAVPLIVEGLRRLEYRGYDSAGVATIQNKEVELVRAEGKLAALDEKLAQVNVTNSTFGVGHTRWATHGIPVERNAHPHLDFKKNIAMIHNGIIENYQEIKTELIAKGYEFRSDTDSEVLVNLIAEGRKHSETMLDAISWALKQVDGAYAIALVSVDEPGTVYAARVASPMVMGVGVGENFVASDIPAFLPYTREVVFIEDGELVKITSSSWEVFRRDTLEPVEKEVRTINWDVQAAQKGGHKHFMIKEIFEQPKVISDCLAGRIDLEKGEVVLSEIADLEPPERLHIIACGTSYHAGLWGKYLIEKWAEIPVEVEIASEFRYRDPLLSKGGVALAISQSGETADTLAGIKLVKQKGLPIIGLCNVVGSSVARESSHVVYTQAGPEISVASTKAMCSQLTALLLLALYWGKKKGVIDVATYSRAVMDLRNIPSILEAELPAMRDKAQELSREFSEAYSFFFLGRGMYFPLALEGALKLKEISYIHAEGYASGEMKHGPIALIDPKFPTFAMALNDELFSKVKSNLVEVQARGGEIIALTNPGVDLEVEHRWNLPEVWGPLNTFIALPALQLFAYETADYLGKDVDQPRNLAKSVTVE
- a CDS encoding XTP/dITP diphosphatase, translating into MGLKTVVLATSNKGKVAEFNELFKEFGLDIKGLDHYPEIGEIPEPGETFLENAIIKAQTVANLTGLVAVADDSGLEVDALDGAPGVYSARYSGEDATPAKNNIKLLEELDGVVEEKRTARFVCVMVAATPDNIRIQSRGEWDGRIAFELSGDEGFGYDPLFFDPELDCVAAKMTRETKNARSHRGKALRALMKQWADFQKKISK